In Sebaldella termitidis ATCC 33386, one DNA window encodes the following:
- a CDS encoding TetR/AcrR family transcriptional regulator translates to MEFLHTKEKILTGMLRLIWEVGLEKSSIALLSQKIKISPGNIYYYFRGKEEIINSLCFYCSDLLSSAIKPKEYEAFYDNCSIEILEREFKSFITKMIIFYKNNPHIINYITVINGSSYIKQEMKKKIRLEKDIYWKFLEKLKENKAIKDVSTSILISFITSVMHDMVVQDVVLNNLTLDDKKIDALFNLIWSGLSSE, encoded by the coding sequence ATGGAGTTTTTACATACAAAAGAAAAGATTTTAACTGGAATGTTAAGATTAATATGGGAAGTAGGCTTGGAAAAATCCTCAATAGCATTATTATCACAGAAAATAAAGATAAGTCCGGGAAATATCTATTATTATTTTAGAGGCAAGGAAGAAATTATTAATTCACTTTGCTTTTACTGTTCAGATCTGCTTAGCAGTGCAATAAAGCCTAAAGAATACGAGGCATTTTATGATAACTGCAGCATAGAGATTTTGGAAAGAGAATTTAAATCTTTTATAACAAAAATGATAATTTTTTATAAAAATAATCCTCATATAATTAATTATATTACAGTAATCAACGGTTCTTCATACATAAAACAGGAAATGAAGAAAAAAATAAGACTTGAAAAAGATATATACTGGAAATTTTTGGAAAAATTAAAAGAAAACAAAGCAATAAAAGATGTTTCTACGAGTATCCTGATATCATTTATTACATCAGTTATGCATGATATGGTAGTTCAGGATGTAGTATTAAATAATTTAACTTTAGATGACAAAAAAATAGATGCATTATTTAATTTAATATGGTCCGGTTTGTCGTCAGAATGA
- the clpX gene encoding ATP-dependent Clp protease ATP-binding subunit ClpX: MNKKVHKCSFCDKYEDEVYRLIANPDNTVFICDECIESCYDLIEDEMKYDNNYLEEDHGLKLYKPSEIKKKLDDYIIGQDEAKKVLAVSVYNHYKRITHKLQNVDDIELQKSNVLLMGPTGSGKTLLAQTLARILNVPFAIADATTLTEAGYVGDDVENVLLKLIKAADYDINAAQHGIIYIDEIDKIARKSENMSITRDVSGEGVQQALLKIVEGTVSSVPPQGGRKHPNQEMIEIDTKDILFIVGGAFEGLEEKIENRLNIKRVGFGVDHTREKLDSLTIFKNVLPEDLIKFGLIPELVGRVPIITALSGLDEEALVKILTEPKNSLVKQYKKYLELENVSLEFKKDAIEEIAKMAFERKIGARGLRSIMEGIMIDVMYDIPSKKNIKKVIITKEAVKNKDEIIIE, encoded by the coding sequence GTGAATAAAAAAGTACATAAATGCTCATTTTGCGATAAGTATGAGGATGAAGTATACAGATTAATTGCAAATCCCGATAATACGGTATTTATATGTGATGAATGTATAGAATCATGCTATGATTTGATTGAAGATGAGATGAAGTATGATAATAATTATCTGGAAGAAGATCACGGATTAAAGCTGTATAAGCCTAGTGAGATAAAAAAGAAGCTGGATGATTACATTATAGGTCAGGATGAAGCCAAAAAAGTACTGGCAGTTTCGGTATATAACCATTATAAAAGAATAACCCACAAACTTCAGAATGTGGATGATATAGAGCTGCAAAAGTCAAATGTACTTCTGATGGGACCTACAGGAAGCGGTAAAACGTTACTGGCGCAGACACTGGCAAGAATATTAAACGTACCTTTTGCTATAGCCGATGCTACTACACTGACTGAAGCAGGATATGTCGGCGATGATGTGGAAAATGTACTGTTAAAACTCATAAAAGCTGCTGATTATGATATAAATGCAGCACAGCACGGAATAATCTATATAGACGAAATAGATAAAATAGCAAGAAAATCTGAAAATATGTCTATAACAAGAGATGTTTCGGGTGAAGGAGTTCAGCAGGCACTGCTGAAAATAGTAGAAGGAACAGTATCTTCTGTTCCTCCGCAGGGAGGAAGAAAGCATCCTAATCAGGAAATGATAGAAATAGACACTAAGGATATTCTATTCATAGTAGGCGGTGCTTTTGAAGGACTTGAAGAAAAAATAGAAAACAGACTGAATATAAAAAGAGTAGGTTTTGGTGTGGATCATACCAGAGAAAAACTTGATTCGCTTACTATCTTCAAAAATGTACTTCCGGAAGATCTCATCAAGTTTGGTCTTATACCTGAGCTGGTAGGCAGAGTACCGATAATAACAGCTCTCAGCGGACTGGATGAGGAAGCTTTGGTAAAAATATTAACAGAACCGAAAAATTCGCTGGTAAAACAGTATAAGAAGTATCTCGAGCTTGAGAATGTAAGTCTCGAATTTAAGAAGGATGCAATAGAAGAAATAGCAAAAATGGCATTTGAAAGAAAAATAGGAGCCAGAGGTCTTAGATCAATTATGGAAGGGATTATGATAGATGTAATGTATGATATTCCTTCTAAGAAAAACATCAAAAAAGTTATAATAACTAAAGAAGCAGTAAAAAATAAAGATGAAATAATTATTGAGTAA
- the lon gene encoding endopeptidase La, which translates to MIKKPFIATRDLVVFPGVVTPIFVGREASLASLEKAISKYNNKLILSTQKDPNMEEPNFPEDIYSIGVLVHIFQTVKMPNGNVKVLVEAKHRVLIKEVMEEDGIFYSDYEDIFSKPIEETKAEALKRKVIEEFENYAKITGRILPDLIYNLKEIKNIDKAFDLICTNLLIETKIKQELLEILDIEQRAYKILSILEKEIEIFSLEKDIENKVREQMAEVQKNYYLREKIKAMKEEMGDDTDSEDEVEELAERMEESGIPIELKEKLRKEISRMKKMPDYSAEASVIRSYVETILDIPWTTSTEDSIEIEKAEKILNEDHYGLEEVKERILEFLAVKKLNNNLKGSIICLVGPPGVGKTSLAHSVARAMDRKFVRISLGGVRDEAEIRGHRRTYIGSMPGRIISALKQIGVNNPVMLFDEIDKMASDFRGDPSSAMLEVLDPAQNNTFEDHYVDAPFDLSKVFFITTANDLGGIPGPLRDRMEIIYIESYTEFEKLNIAKKYLIPQTQEENGLKDYKVDFDDEAIFKIINEYTREAGVRNLRREISKVFRKVAKEVVDKRKAKIVINKNKIKNYLGNAKFRPDKIREKESKIGVVNGLAWTSVGGTTLEVQAVKMEGKGNLLLTGKLGSVMQESAKVAYSYVRSIKNKLKIKDKFYEMDDVHLHFPEGAVPKDGPSAGVTITTAIISVLTNKEVRQDIAMTGEITITGEVLAVGGIKEKVIGAHRVGIREVILPFDNKIDTEELPQEIKDDMKFYFAKVYDDVKKIAFKK; encoded by the coding sequence ATGATAAAAAAACCATTTATTGCAACTAGAGACTTAGTAGTTTTTCCCGGGGTAGTAACTCCGATATTTGTGGGGCGTGAGGCAAGTCTGGCAAGTTTGGAAAAAGCAATTTCCAAATATAATAACAAGCTTATCTTGTCGACACAGAAAGATCCCAATATGGAAGAACCAAATTTTCCGGAAGATATATACAGTATAGGAGTGTTGGTTCATATATTTCAGACTGTAAAAATGCCTAATGGAAATGTAAAAGTACTTGTAGAAGCTAAACACAGAGTATTGATTAAAGAGGTAATGGAAGAAGACGGAATTTTTTATTCCGATTATGAAGATATTTTCTCGAAACCAATAGAAGAAACAAAAGCAGAAGCATTGAAAAGAAAAGTAATAGAAGAATTCGAAAATTACGCAAAAATTACAGGAAGAATTCTTCCGGATCTTATTTATAACCTGAAAGAGATCAAGAATATAGACAAAGCTTTTGATCTGATATGCACAAATCTGCTGATAGAAACAAAAATAAAACAGGAATTGCTTGAAATTCTTGATATAGAACAAAGAGCGTATAAAATTCTAAGTATTCTTGAAAAGGAAATAGAAATTTTCTCGCTGGAAAAAGATATAGAGAATAAAGTTAGGGAACAAATGGCCGAAGTACAGAAAAATTACTACCTGAGAGAAAAAATTAAGGCCATGAAAGAGGAAATGGGAGATGATACTGATTCTGAGGATGAAGTGGAAGAGCTTGCAGAGCGTATGGAGGAATCAGGAATTCCTATTGAACTAAAAGAGAAGCTCAGAAAAGAAATTTCTAGAATGAAAAAAATGCCTGACTATTCTGCAGAAGCATCTGTTATAAGATCTTATGTAGAAACAATACTGGATATACCATGGACAACATCAACAGAAGACAGCATCGAAATAGAAAAGGCAGAAAAAATATTAAACGAGGATCATTATGGTCTTGAAGAAGTAAAAGAAAGAATTCTTGAATTTCTTGCAGTAAAAAAATTAAATAATAACCTCAAAGGCTCAATTATTTGTCTGGTTGGACCTCCGGGAGTGGGAAAAACCTCTCTTGCACATTCTGTAGCAAGAGCCATGGACAGAAAATTCGTAAGAATTTCCCTTGGCGGTGTAAGAGATGAAGCGGAAATAAGAGGACACAGAAGAACATATATAGGATCAATGCCGGGGAGAATTATAAGTGCCCTGAAGCAAATAGGCGTTAATAATCCTGTAATGCTGTTTGATGAAATAGATAAAATGGCTTCTGACTTTAGAGGGGATCCTTCATCAGCAATGCTGGAAGTTTTGGATCCTGCACAAAATAATACATTTGAAGATCATTATGTAGATGCGCCTTTTGATTTGTCAAAAGTGTTTTTCATAACTACGGCAAATGATCTTGGCGGAATTCCAGGCCCTCTCAGAGACAGAATGGAAATAATCTACATTGAATCTTATACTGAATTTGAAAAACTTAATATAGCGAAAAAATATCTTATACCTCAGACTCAGGAAGAAAACGGACTTAAAGATTATAAGGTAGATTTCGATGATGAGGCAATATTTAAGATAATAAATGAATATACAAGAGAAGCCGGAGTAAGAAACCTTCGCCGTGAAATAAGCAAGGTTTTCAGAAAAGTGGCTAAAGAAGTAGTGGATAAAAGAAAAGCCAAGATAGTAATAAATAAAAATAAAATAAAAAATTATCTTGGAAATGCCAAATTCAGACCTGATAAAATAAGAGAAAAAGAAAGTAAGATCGGGGTAGTTAACGGTCTTGCATGGACATCTGTAGGTGGGACAACTCTTGAGGTTCAGGCTGTAAAAATGGAAGGAAAGGGTAATCTGTTGCTTACAGGTAAGCTGGGAAGTGTTATGCAGGAATCTGCAAAAGTAGCTTACTCTTATGTGAGATCAATAAAAAATAAACTGAAAATAAAAGACAAATTTTATGAAATGGATGATGTGCATTTACACTTTCCAGAAGGTGCTGTTCCGAAAGACGGACCTTCAGCAGGGGTAACTATTACAACTGCAATTATATCTGTTCTGACTAATAAAGAAGTAAGACAGGATATAGCAATGACCGGTGAGATAACTATAACCGGCGAAGTACTCGCAGTAGGCGGTATTAAGGAAAAAGTAATAGGTGCACACAGAGTGGGAATAAGAGAAGTAATTCTGCCGTTTGATAATAAAATAGACACAGAAGAACTTCCACAGGAAATAAAAGATGATATGAAATTTTATTTTGCAAAAGTTTATGATGATGTAAAAAAAATAGCTTTCAAAAAATAA
- the clpP gene encoding ATP-dependent Clp endopeptidase proteolytic subunit ClpP produces MYNPIVIENDGRGERSYDIYSRLLKDRIIFLGGEVEDNMANSIIAQLLFLDAQDSEKDITIYINSPGGVITSGLAIYDTMRHINADVSTVCVGQAASMGALLLAAGTKGKRYSLPNSRIMIHQPLGGAQGQATDVLIQAREMERIKTLVNEILSEATGKDIKEIYSDTERDNFMNADEALEYGLIDKVIK; encoded by the coding sequence ATGTATAATCCGATAGTAATAGAAAACGACGGCCGGGGAGAAAGAAGTTATGATATCTATTCAAGACTGCTGAAAGACAGAATAATATTTCTGGGCGGGGAAGTAGAAGATAATATGGCTAATTCAATAATAGCACAGCTTCTGTTTCTGGATGCACAGGACAGTGAGAAAGATATTACGATTTATATTAACAGTCCCGGCGGAGTAATAACATCAGGTCTCGCAATATACGATACCATGCGGCATATAAATGCAGATGTATCTACAGTATGTGTTGGGCAGGCGGCAAGCATGGGTGCTTTACTTCTGGCAGCGGGAACAAAAGGAAAAAGATATTCCCTTCCTAATTCCAGAATTATGATCCACCAGCCTTTGGGCGGTGCTCAGGGACAGGCAACAGATGTATTGATACAGGCAAGAGAAATGGAAAGAATAAAAACACTGGTTAATGAAATATTAAGTGAAGCTACCGGGAAAGACATCAAGGAAATATATTCAGATACTGAAAGAGACAACTTTATGAATGCAGATGAAGCGTTGGAATATGGGCTGATAGACAAAGTGATAAAATAA